A region of Candidatus Paceibacterota bacterium DNA encodes the following proteins:
- a CDS encoding AAA family ATPase: MTPFNNFTNKAKEAVRKAHELGIERGQNHINPLHLLTALVLQEESMVLSILERMDIDTIGLTDVLIEAMEGFEGGSVLSTSHQLYLTPELAQVLEEAGKVAESFSDSFVSTEHLLIAIIDNPGPAREVLMQFQIDRNAVLNVFNELRESGEGAESSGSRQNRALGRYTRSLTTLATENKLDPVIGRDKEITRVIQILSRRTKNNPILIGEPGVGKTAIAEGLAQRMASGDVPESLKNKELVILDLGLLIAGTKYRGEFEERLKSIMKEVERAEGRIILFIDEIHTLVGAGAAEGSMDASNMLKPALARGELRVIGATTLKEYQKHIERDAALTRRFQPVYVSEPGIEDAVAILRGLKEKYELFHGVHITDDAIVSAVTLSSRYISDRFLPDKAVDLIDEASSSLRISLENKPPILEETHRKVVRLEIEKEALKKDAESGDKKAKERTKKIEKEISDLKEKTSELELKWTNEKEVLGEIKSLKKELEELRLEAEAAEATTDLARAAEIRYGTIPQLEKDLTSKTKRLKKLQSSRRILKEEITESDIADVVSRWTGIPVARMLEEEAEKLSRMEEELKTHIIGQDNAVKLVSDAVKRSRAGISDPNRPIGSFLFLGPTGVGKTELTKALTEFLFDNDQALVRVDMSEYMEKHSVSKIIGSPPGYVGHEEGGSLTETVRHRPYSVLLFDEIEKAHPEVFNILLQVLDNGHLTDAKGRKVNFKNTVIILTSNIGATYIDSMTKFGFVNSADSDVTQYDDAKDKVMRALKDHFRPEFINRLDEIIIFDILSQKAIEEIVKIQVGIVIDRLSEKEIRLKVSPEVLAYLAKKGYNPQYGARPLKRLIQSKILTPIASLMVSRGVMEGGAISVDIKEDEFTFDVKKRPVRTRKIAPKKKAKVGV; encoded by the coding sequence ATGACACCATTCAACAATTTCACGAATAAAGCAAAAGAAGCGGTGCGCAAGGCGCACGAGCTGGGGATTGAGCGTGGTCAAAATCACATCAACCCTCTTCATCTTCTCACCGCACTTGTGCTGCAAGAAGAGAGTATGGTGCTTTCAATACTTGAGCGTATGGATATAGACACTATTGGACTCACTGATGTCCTTATTGAGGCAATGGAGGGGTTTGAGGGAGGCTCGGTTCTCTCAACATCTCACCAACTCTATCTCACCCCTGAGCTCGCGCAGGTGCTTGAGGAAGCAGGTAAGGTAGCGGAGAGTTTCAGTGACTCGTTTGTCTCAACAGAGCATCTGCTCATCGCGATTATCGATAATCCGGGACCGGCACGCGAGGTATTGATGCAGTTTCAGATTGATCGGAACGCAGTCCTCAATGTGTTTAACGAGCTTCGTGAGAGCGGTGAGGGAGCAGAGTCTTCTGGAAGTCGGCAGAACCGGGCACTCGGTCGCTACACACGCTCGCTTACGACGCTCGCTACCGAGAATAAACTCGACCCAGTCATTGGTCGTGATAAGGAGATTACACGAGTGATCCAGATTCTCTCGCGCCGCACCAAGAACAACCCGATCCTTATTGGAGAGCCTGGAGTGGGAAAGACCGCAATTGCTGAGGGTCTTGCACAACGTATGGCCTCGGGCGACGTCCCTGAATCACTCAAGAATAAAGAACTCGTGATACTCGACCTTGGTCTTCTTATTGCGGGGACCAAGTACCGTGGAGAATTTGAAGAGCGTCTCAAGAGTATTATGAAAGAAGTTGAGCGTGCAGAAGGGAGAATCATTCTCTTTATTGACGAGATTCACACACTCGTGGGGGCCGGTGCCGCTGAAGGATCAATGGACGCATCAAACATGCTCAAGCCCGCTCTTGCGCGAGGTGAGCTTCGGGTAATCGGTGCTACCACACTCAAGGAGTACCAAAAGCATATCGAACGAGATGCCGCACTCACCCGTCGTTTTCAGCCGGTTTATGTAAGTGAGCCGGGTATCGAGGATGCGGTTGCTATTTTGCGCGGCCTTAAGGAAAAGTACGAACTCTTCCACGGCGTGCATATTACTGACGATGCAATCGTCTCAGCAGTGACGCTCTCATCACGTTATATTTCCGACCGATTTTTGCCCGATAAGGCGGTTGATCTTATTGATGAAGCATCTTCATCACTTCGTATCTCTCTTGAGAATAAGCCGCCAATCCTTGAAGAGACACATCGTAAGGTTGTGCGTCTTGAGATCGAGAAGGAGGCACTGAAGAAAGATGCGGAGAGTGGCGACAAAAAGGCAAAGGAACGGACCAAGAAGATCGAAAAAGAGATCTCTGACCTTAAAGAAAAAACCTCAGAGCTTGAGCTCAAATGGACAAACGAGAAAGAGGTTCTTGGAGAGATTAAATCGCTTAAGAAGGAGCTTGAAGAGTTGCGTCTTGAGGCCGAGGCGGCAGAGGCAACTACCGACCTTGCGCGTGCCGCTGAGATCCGCTACGGTACGATCCCGCAGCTTGAGAAAGATCTCACAAGCAAGACAAAGAGACTTAAGAAGTTGCAGAGTTCGCGCCGTATTCTTAAAGAAGAGATCACCGAATCAGATATTGCTGACGTGGTGTCCCGCTGGACGGGAATCCCGGTTGCACGGATGCTCGAAGAAGAAGCAGAAAAACTCTCTCGCATGGAGGAAGAGTTGAAGACACACATTATCGGTCAAGATAATGCGGTGAAGTTGGTGTCTGATGCGGTGAAGCGGTCGCGTGCCGGGATTTCAGACCCTAATCGGCCGATTGGTTCGTTCCTCTTCCTTGGTCCGACCGGCGTGGGTAAGACTGAGCTTACCAAAGCACTCACTGAGTTTCTCTTTGATAACGATCAAGCGCTTGTGCGTGTTGATATGTCCGAGTACATGGAGAAACATTCGGTCTCAAAGATCATTGGCTCACCTCCCGGGTATGTCGGACACGAAGAGGGAGGAAGTCTGACCGAGACGGTCCGTCACCGCCCGTACTCAGTGCTCCTCTTTGACGAGATCGAGAAGGCACATCCTGAAGTATTCAATATCTTACTTCAAGTACTCGACAACGGTCACCTCACTGATGCGAAAGGGCGCAAGGTGAATTTTAAAAACACGGTCATCATTTTGACCTCGAATATCGGTGCGACGTACATTGATAGTATGACAAAGTTTGGATTTGTGAATAGTGCCGATTCTGATGTCACGCAGTATGATGACGCGAAAGACAAGGTCATGCGCGCACTTAAAGACCATTTCCGTCCGGAGTTTATCAATCGTCTTGATGAGATTATTATTTTTGACATCCTTTCTCAAAAGGCGATAGAAGAGATTGTGAAGATCCAAGTAGGGATTGTTATTGATCGCCTCAGCGAAAAGGAGATTAGACTCAAGGTATCGCCCGAAGTGCTCGCATACTTAGCGAAGAAGGGGTACAACCCACAGTATGGTGCGCGTCCGCTCAAACGCCTAATCCAGTCAAAGATTCTCACACCAATTGCGAGTCTTATGGTCTCGCGTGGTGTTATGGAAGGTGGAGCAATATCGGTTGACATAAAAGAGGACGAATTCACTTTTGATGTGAAGAAGCGCCCAGTACGGACACGGAAGATAGCGCCAAAAAAGAAAGCAAAAGTGGGCGTGTAG
- a CDS encoding pilin, translating into MNLSRHFTPILVFLMVLVAVFSVFLLVPLEVQAAGLVPCGGPGEPECNLCYAMQLIQNVIEFAVRITFILAALLFAYAGFLFFTGGSDPGQISKAKKVFTNTFIGIVIVLTSWLVVDILLKTLAGQGLTPFTDILCGQTEAPRTQATQPSQQGGGIQASGSQLTGPGSGAKEYQWTTVPFNQYCSDVKGEGWVNVDSRFCGGSNPGSETSCCGLFPSSADMETIGSSVFDAANTQGVENFASQCADQGGYVRYSCLSWGYDAETDVEVCERAEYSCIK; encoded by the coding sequence ATGAACCTCTCAAGACATTTCACCCCAATCCTCGTCTTTTTAATGGTCCTTGTTGCAGTGTTTTCTGTGTTCCTCCTCGTGCCACTAGAGGTGCAAGCAGCAGGGCTTGTGCCGTGTGGTGGCCCAGGCGAGCCGGAGTGTAACCTCTGCTATGCGATGCAGCTAATTCAGAATGTTATCGAGTTTGCGGTGCGCATCACTTTCATCCTCGCCGCACTCCTCTTTGCGTACGCAGGCTTTCTCTTCTTTACCGGCGGCTCAGACCCAGGGCAGATCAGCAAAGCAAAAAAGGTGTTCACCAATACTTTCATTGGTATTGTGATTGTGCTTACCTCATGGTTGGTTGTCGACATACTCCTCAAGACGCTTGCTGGTCAAGGACTCACACCGTTCACGGATATTCTCTGTGGGCAGACGGAGGCTCCAAGGACACAGGCGACCCAACCCTCACAACAAGGAGGCGGTATACAAGCGAGCGGGAGCCAGCTTACCGGTCCGGGGAGTGGTGCAAAGGAGTACCAATGGACAACAGTTCCTTTTAACCAATACTGTAGTGATGTAAAAGGCGAAGGATGGGTGAATGTTGATTCGCGTTTTTGTGGCGGGTCCAATCCCGGATCAGAGACGAGTTGTTGTGGCCTCTTTCCTTCGTCAGCTGACATGGAGACAATAGGTTCGAGCGTCTTTGATGCGGCAAACACTCAAGGTGTTGAGAACTTTGCCAGCCAATGTGCTGATCAGGGTGGATATGTACGATATTCATGCCTTTCTTGGGGGTATGACGCGGAGACCGACGTTGAGGTGTGCGAGCGTGCGGAATACAGCTGTATTAAGTAG
- the rpmG gene encoding 50S ribosomal protein L33, with product MSQDRLIKLACQDCKRINYWSSKNKKLVERKIELKKWCKWCKKQTPHKEMKK from the coding sequence ATGTCACAAGATAGATTGATAAAACTCGCGTGCCAGGACTGTAAGCGCATCAACTACTGGTCAAGCAAAAACAAGAAGCTTGTTGAGCGGAAGATTGAGCTCAAGAAGTGGTGTAAATGGTGCAAAAAGCAGACTCCTCACAAGGAGATGAAGAAATAA
- the miaA gene encoding tRNA (adenosine(37)-N6)-dimethylallyltransferase MiaA — protein sequence MSKKTTTKEMRPKIIAVVGPTASGKSDLAVEIALQFDGEVVSVDSRQVYRGLDIGSGKITEDEMRGVPHHLLDVADPKGVFTAADFTQMAQSAVVDILERSKLPIIAGGTGFYLSAFLGETSLPEVEPNMKLREVLEKLSKEELLERLLELDQARAETIDQSNKSRLVRAIEIAEALGSVPRPKQDCPYGALKIGIDLPDDVLKDKIHRRLLSRMEEGMLEEAERLHEEGVSWERMEQLGLEYRYMARHLQGLISREEMLAELEQKIWQYAKRQRTWFKRDKDIKWFSPQDIKEVLRTVDEFMEE from the coding sequence ATGTCAAAAAAGACGACAACAAAAGAAATGCGTCCAAAGATCATTGCAGTCGTTGGTCCAACAGCTTCCGGTAAGAGCGACCTTGCGGTCGAGATTGCGCTCCAATTTGATGGCGAAGTCGTCTCGGTTGATTCACGGCAAGTCTACCGAGGGCTCGATATTGGCTCAGGCAAGATCACCGAAGATGAAATGCGTGGTGTCCCGCACCACCTCCTCGATGTCGCCGACCCGAAAGGTGTCTTCACTGCGGCAGATTTTACTCAAATGGCGCAAAGCGCAGTAGTGGACATACTCGAGCGAAGCAAGCTTCCCATCATCGCGGGTGGTACCGGCTTTTATCTCTCCGCGTTCCTTGGTGAGACATCACTCCCTGAAGTTGAACCGAACATGAAGCTTCGTGAAGTACTTGAGAAGCTCTCCAAAGAGGAACTTCTCGAGCGACTCTTAGAGCTTGACCAGGCGCGAGCAGAGACGATCGACCAGAGTAACAAGTCGCGCCTCGTACGCGCTATTGAGATAGCAGAAGCACTTGGGAGTGTGCCCCGACCAAAGCAGGACTGCCCATATGGCGCCCTCAAGATTGGTATCGATCTACCCGATGATGTGCTTAAAGACAAGATTCACCGTCGGCTTCTCTCTCGCATGGAAGAGGGGATGCTTGAAGAAGCGGAACGACTTCACGAAGAAGGTGTCTCGTGGGAGCGCATGGAGCAGCTCGGACTTGAGTACCGCTACATGGCTCGTCACCTTCAAGGATTGATATCAAGAGAAGAGATGCTCGCAGAGCTTGAGCAAAAGATCTGGCAGTACGCAAAACGTCAACGGACGTGGTTCAAGCGAGACAAAGATATCAAATGGTTCTCGCCACAAGATATAAAAGAAGTGCTCAGGACAGTCGACGAATTCATGGAAGAGTAA
- a CDS encoding peroxiredoxin, translated as MSENHTAEGKPIPSVVFKMRVKNESGDFDWKDVSSDEIFSGKKVVLFALPGAFTPTCSSTHLPGYEASYDELKGLGVDEVYCLSVNDAFVMNAWAKDQGVSKVKLIPDGSGEFTRAIGMMVKKENLGFGDRSWRYSLHAEDGIIKKMFIEPGFEDNCSSDPFEVSDAQTMIRHLKGEE; from the coding sequence ATGTCAGAAAATCACACAGCAGAAGGGAAGCCTATCCCGAGCGTAGTCTTTAAGATGCGCGTAAAGAACGAATCTGGAGACTTCGACTGGAAGGACGTCTCAAGTGACGAGATCTTCAGTGGAAAGAAGGTAGTGCTCTTCGCACTTCCGGGAGCGTTCACCCCAACTTGTTCATCAACCCACTTGCCGGGGTATGAGGCGTCATATGACGAACTCAAAGGACTCGGTGTTGATGAGGTGTACTGCCTTTCGGTGAACGATGCATTCGTGATGAACGCATGGGCAAAGGACCAGGGGGTCAGTAAAGTAAAGCTTATTCCTGACGGAAGCGGGGAGTTCACACGCGCTATTGGTATGATGGTCAAGAAGGAAAACCTCGGATTTGGCGATCGTTCATGGCGCTACAGCCTCCACGCAGAAGACGGAATCATTAAGAAGATGTTCATCGAGCCGGGGTTTGAGGACAACTGTTCTTCTGATCCATTTGAGGTGTCAGATGCACAGACCATGATTCGACACCTTAAGGGGGAAGAGTAA
- a CDS encoding ParB/RepB/Spo0J family partition protein: MTDSFYNNSIFWVEVEKVHPNPYQPRKEFDEARLSDLADSIRQYGVLQPLVVTRYEIEKEDGGLATEYELIAGERRLRASRLAGLAQVPVLIRAQEDSSKAKLELAIIENLQREDLNPVDRARAFRRLADEFKLKHTEIGKKVGKSREYVSNTLRLLTMPEEMQVALAEGKITEGHTRPILMLSDKEDEQHTLFKEILYKKLTVREAESIARRAAQNRVRKREYTMTPELLELENQLTERLGTRVQIEKREAGGRVHIDYFTLEDLRAILEKIEGERTANGEEKGFLSRLAAFAAQEPQKGETTESREEVAIEEQLTHTEASEAEELPIDDRTAEEQRRDEDEDLYSVKNFSI; encoded by the coding sequence ATGACAGACAGTTTCTATAACAATTCGATCTTCTGGGTTGAGGTTGAGAAGGTGCATCCGAACCCATATCAGCCACGAAAAGAGTTTGATGAAGCTCGCCTCAGCGACCTTGCAGATTCGATTCGTCAGTATGGGGTTCTTCAGCCGCTTGTTGTCACACGTTATGAAATCGAGAAAGAAGACGGTGGACTCGCGACCGAGTACGAGCTTATCGCAGGTGAGCGACGTCTTCGCGCATCACGCTTAGCCGGACTCGCGCAAGTGCCGGTGTTGATCCGCGCGCAAGAAGATTCAAGCAAGGCAAAACTCGAGCTTGCAATCATTGAAAACTTGCAGCGAGAGGATCTTAATCCGGTTGATCGCGCACGCGCGTTCAGACGACTTGCAGACGAATTCAAACTTAAACACACTGAAATCGGTAAGAAGGTCGGTAAGAGTCGCGAATATGTCTCTAACACACTGCGCCTCCTTACCATGCCGGAGGAAATGCAGGTTGCCCTTGCTGAAGGCAAGATCACCGAGGGGCACACACGACCGATTCTTATGCTCTCCGACAAGGAAGACGAACAACACACTCTCTTCAAAGAGATTCTCTACAAGAAGCTCACTGTGCGTGAGGCAGAATCTATCGCGCGGCGCGCAGCGCAAAATCGTGTACGGAAGCGAGAGTACACCATGACTCCTGAACTTCTCGAGTTAGAGAACCAGCTGACTGAGCGTCTCGGTACGCGCGTACAGATCGAGAAGCGTGAAGCGGGAGGGCGCGTACACATCGACTATTTCACACTTGAAGATCTTCGCGCCATCCTCGAGAAGATAGAGGGCGAGCGGACTGCTAATGGTGAAGAAAAAGGATTTCTCAGTCGACTTGCGGCTTTCGCTGCACAGGAGCCACAAAAAGGAGAGACCACTGAATCTCGAGAAGAGGTAGCAATAGAGGAGCAACTCACACACACAGAAGCTAGCGAAGCGGAAGAGCTACCTATTGATGACCGCACAGCAGAAGAGCAAAGAAGAGATGAAGACGAGGATCTGTATTCAGTGAAGAATTTTTCAATCTAG